The DNA window GGTCCCCGGGGCCGAAGAGCACTGCCTCGTCACCGACCTCGGCGCGGTCTCCGCCCAGGTCCACCACGAACTGGTCCATCGCGACCCGTCCGGCCACCGTACGCCACTTTCCGGCCACCTGGACCGGGCCGCCGTTGCTCGCATGGCGCGGGATGCCGTCGGCGTAGCCGAGCGGCACCAGGGCCAGGGTGGTCTCGCCGGGGGTGGTGTAGTGGTGCCCGTAGCTGACGCCATGGCCGCCGGGCACCCGCTTGACCGAGGCCAGCCGCGCTTCCAGGGTCATCACCGGGCGGAGCCCGAAGTCGGCCGGGGAGCCCACCTCGGGGACCGGCGACAGCCCGTACATCGCCAGCCCCGGCCGGACCAGGTCGTAGTGCGACTCGGGCAGCAGCAGGGTGGCGGGCGAGTTCGCCAGATGGCGCACCTCGGGGGCGGCGCCCTGGGACTCGGCGTGGGCCAGGGCGTCCCGGAAGGCGGTCAACTGGGCCTGGATCGAGGGGTGGCCGGGCTCGTCGGCGGCGGCGAAGTGGGACCAGATCCCGGCGATCCGCAGCTGCCCGGCGGCCTCGGCGCGGCGGGCGGCGGCGACCAGGTCGGGCCAGTCGTGCGGCTGGCAGCCGTTGCGTCCCAGGCCGGTGTCGGCCTTGAGGTGGACCCGCGCCGGTACGCCGGTCGCGTCGACGGCGGCCAGCAGCTCCTCCAGCGCCCAGCGGGCGCTGAGGGAGATGTCCACGTCGGCGTGGAGCGCCTCGGCCCAGGGGCCGCCGGGCGTCCACAGCCAGCAGAGCACCCGGGCCTGGTCGGGGCCGATCCCGGCGGCCCGCAGCGCCAACGCCTCCTCGGGGGTGGCGGTGCCGAGCCAGGTCGCGCCCGCCAGCAGGGCCTCGCGGGCGCAGGGCACCATGCCGTGGCCGTAGGCGTCCGCCTTGACCACGGCCATCACCGCGGATCGGCCCGTGCGGGCCCGCAGGGATTCGACATTGGCCCGCAGCGCCGCCAGGTCCACGGTCGCTTCGGCACGCATCGCTGTTCTCATCGCCTGCAAGTCTCCCAGAACCCTCGGATACGGCCTGCCCGGAGTGGGTGCGGCAACGCAGAGCGCCCGCCCTGGATCCGGCCCGGGCGGGCGCTGCGCGGCCTCTCCGCGACGGCCTGGTGCGGCCTGCGGCCTGGCGGCGGTCAGGTGCCGGGGCGCTTGCCCCAGACGTAGACGTAGTCGTGCAGCTTGAGGACGCCCCACAGGCGCTTGGCGTCGCTGTTGGTCATATTGACGCAGCCGTGCGAGCCGGGCGGCGTGGAGATCGGGATGGAGACCCCGTGGAAAGCCTGCCCGCCGTCGAAGAACTGGCTGTACGGCATGGCGACGTTGTACAGCGTCGACCAGTGGTCCTTGTTCCGCCAGTAGACCCGCTTGAGGCCGGGGCGGGTCTCATAGCCGTCGCGCCCGGAGCGGATCTTCACCGGGCTGTAGACCACCTTCTTGCCGTTCTGCACCCAGAGCAGTTGGCGCTTGAGGTCCACGCAGGCGATCCGGCCCCTGTTGGTGGGGCATGTGCCGGCCGCGTTGGGGTTCGCACTGGCCTTCAGCTGCTGGATCTTGCTCCAGGTGACCGGGCCCGCGTAGCCGATGTGCGGGGTGATCCCATATCTGACCTGGAACTTCTGGATCGCCCGGCAGTCCTTCGCGGACTGCCTGCCGTCCGCCTTGAGCTTGAGGTAGGACTCCACCTGGCGCTGGTACGGACCGGTCTTGCCGGTACAGGACGAGGCCGCCTGGGCCTCACCCCCGACCACGAAGAGCGACACCGGGGCCACCAGGCCCACGGTGGCGAGCGCCACCCCGGTCCGCCGCCCGAGGGCCGCCGCGCGTGGACGCCACCCTGGTATCCGCTGGTGCTGCATGCTCCGCCTCCCCTGCGCGCCCGTCGACGACGCGACGCGCCTCACCCCCTGAGGGCCTGCGGGTACCCACCCGCACATCAGGTACGACCATCGGATCGGCCGCTGCGGTTGCATGTGTTACGGAGACGTGATCCAGCCGATGGGCCGGAACCAGCCACCACGGGAGACTGCCTGCGGGTCAGCCCGGGGGTCAGCCGGCGGCGCGCACGCTCCGCCAGGCGGCCCGGACCGCCGCCGCGACCTCCAGGGCGGTGACCGGCGCACCCTGCGGCTCCGCACCGGCCACCGGGACGGTGCCGGAGCGGCCGGCGGCGGCCGTACGGGCGGCCAGGCCGTGCAGATAGGCGGCGGCGGAGGCGGCGTCCACCGGGGCCAGCCCGGCGGCGAGCAGCGACCCGGTGATACCCGAGAGCACATCGCCGCTCCCGGCCGTGGCCAGCCAGGGAGTCCCGGTCGGATTCACCCGCACGGGGGTACCGCCGGCCACCGGGAAGGACGGCCACTCCCGGTACCGGGCGGAGTGCACCCGCGCCGACTCGGCCGGGGCGGGCACCACCACCGTGGTCGACCCCTTGAGCAGCACCACCGCCCCGTACGCCTCGGCGAGCCGCACGGCGTGCCGCAGCCGGGCATGCGCCACCTCCTCGGCGGGCTCACCCCGGTGCACGGCGGCCAGCAGCCGCGTCGCCTCGCCCGCGTGCGGGGTCAGCAGCACGGGCGCCCGGCGGCCCTCCAGGGCGACCGGGCCGCGCTGCGCCAGCAGGGTCAGCCCGTCCGCGTCCACCAGCACCGGGACGTCGTCGGCCAGCGCCTCGTCCAGCGCCCGGTGCGCCTCCGGCCCGTCCCCCAGCCCCGGGCCCACCACCCAGGCCTGCACCCGCCCGGTCTGCGCCGGGCCGCCGGAGGTCACCAGCGTCTCCGGGAAGCGCCGCACCACCTCCTCGGCCGCACTGCCCGCGTACCGCACCGCGCCCGCGCCGCCGTGCAGCGCCCCCGCCACCGCCAGCACGGCCGCCCCCGGATAGCGCGCGGAACCCGCCGCCACCCCCAGCACGCCCCGCCGGTACTTGTCGCTCTCCGCCGTGGGCACCGGCAGCAGCGCCGCCAGATCGGCATGCTGCAACGCCTCGACGGCCGCCCGGCCCCCCGGCCGCCCCTCGCCCAGCTCGGGCCCCAGCCCGATGTCCACCAGCCGCACCACGCCCGCGTACTCCGCGCCCGGGTCCACCAGCAGCCCCGGCTTGTGGGTGCCGAAGGTGACCGTCACATCGGCCCGTACGGCGGCCCCGTGCACCTCCCCCGTGTCCGCGTCGACCCCGCTCGGCAGGTCGACGGCCACCACCAGCGCCCCGCCCCGCTCCCGCGCCCGCTGCGCCGCCGCCGCGAACGGCACCGCCTCCGGACGCAGCCCGCCCTGGCCGCCGATGCCGACGATCCCGTCCAGCACCAGATCGGCCCGCTCGATCCGCTGCTCCCCCTCCCCCCTGCCGTGCACCACCGTGCCACCGGCCGCCCGCAGCGCCGCCAGCCCGCCCCGGTGCGCCTTCTCCGGCGTCAGCAGCACCGCCGCCACCCCGGCGCCGCGCCGGGCCAGCCGGGCGCCGGCATACAGCGCGTCACCCCCGTTGTCCCCGCTGCCGGCCAGCACCACCACCCTGCTGCCGTACACACTGCCCCGCAGGTCCGACAACGCCCTCGCACAGGTCGCCGCCAGCCCCGCCGCCGCCCGCTGCATCAGCGCGCCCTGCGGCAGCCGCGCCATCAGCGCCGCCTCCGCCGCCCGCACCCGCTCGACCGTGTGCGCGTACCGCATCCGAGCCTCCCTCAGCGACTCTCCGCCGGACGCCGAGCAGAGTCACCCCTCGGCGATCACCACCGCCGACGCTACGCCCGCGTCATGGCTGAGCGACACATGCCAGGCCGTCACCCCGAGCTCCGCAGCGCGGGCGGCCACCGTGCCCGCCACCTTGAGCACCGGTCGCCCGGACGGCTCGCTGTGCACCTCGGCGTCCAGCCAGTTGAGTCCGGACGGCGCCCCCAGCGCCTTGGCCAGCGCCTCCTTGGCGGCGAACCGCACCGCCAGCGAGGCCGTGGAGCGCCGCTCCCCCGACGGCAGCCAGAGCTCGGCCCCGGTGAAGAGCCGCTCGGCCATCCTCGGGGTGCGCTCCAGCGACTCTCCGAAGCGGTCGATCGCCGCGACGTCGATGCCCACGCCTATGATCATCCGCCCGCTCCTTCCCGCGGCGGCATCCGCCGTCCGCGCCCTTCTGGACCACAGCATTCCGCACCGGGCGACCGTGCGCGCGCACCGAAGGGGTCCGAACCGGAGGCGCGCACGCCGAAAGGCCGGGCCGCCCAGCGGGGCGGCCCGGCCTACGCCGTGCCATCGAACGGGTGAACGAAGCGGGTGGCTACTCCACCGTGACCGACTTGGCGAGGTTGCGCGGCTGGTCCACCTCATGGCCCTTGGCGGTCGCCAGCTCGCAGGCGAAGACCTGGAGCGGCACCGTGGAGACCAGCGGCTGGAGCAGCGTCGGGGCGACCGGGATGCGGATCAGGTGGTCGGCGTACGGGGCCACCGCCTCGTCGCCCTCCTCCGCGATCACGATGGTGCGGGCGCCACGGGCGCGGATCTCCTGGATATTGGAGACGATCTTGTCGTGCAGCACCGAGCGGCCGCGCGGCGAGGGCACCACCACGACCACCGGCAGGCCCGGCTCGATCAGCGCGATCGGGCCGTGCTTCAGCTCGCCGGCCGCGAACCCCTCGGCGTGCATGTACGCCAGCTCCTTGAGCTTGAGTGCGCCCTCCAGCGCCACCGGGTAGCCCACGTGGCGGCCGAGGAAGAGCACCGAGGAGGCGCCCGCCAGCGAGCGGGCCAGCTCCCGCACCGGCTCCATGGTGCCCAGCACCTGCTGCACCTGCCGGGGGGCGTCGGCCAGCTGCCGGATCACCTCGTTGATCTCGTCGCCCCACTTGGTGCCGCGCACCTGGCCCAGGTAGAGGGCGACCAGGTAGCAGGCGACCAGCTGGGTCAGGAACGCCTTGGTGGAGGCCACCGCGACCTCGGGCCCGGCGTGCGTGTAGAGCACCGCGTCGGACTCACGGGGGATGGTCGACCCGTTGGTGTTGCAGATGGCCAGCACCTTGGCGCCCTGCTCGCGGGCGTGCCGCAGCGCCATCAGGGTGTCCATGGTCTCGCCGGACTGCGAGATGGCGATGACCAGGGTCTGCTGGTCCAGGATCGGGTCGCGGTAGCGGAACTCGCTGGCCAGCTCCACCTCGCAGGGCACCCGGGTCCAGTGCTCGATGGCGTACTTGGCGATCATGCCCGCGTGGAAGGCGGTGCCGCAGGCCACGATCACGACCTTGTCGACCGCGCGCAGCACCCGGTCCTCGAT is part of the Peterkaempfera bronchialis genome and encodes:
- the alr gene encoding alanine racemase — encoded protein: MRAEATVDLAALRANVESLRARTGRSAVMAVVKADAYGHGMVPCAREALLAGATWLGTATPEEALALRAAGIGPDQARVLCWLWTPGGPWAEALHADVDISLSARWALEELLAAVDATGVPARVHLKADTGLGRNGCQPHDWPDLVAAARRAEAAGQLRIAGIWSHFAAADEPGHPSIQAQLTAFRDALAHAESQGAAPEVRHLANSPATLLLPESHYDLVRPGLAMYGLSPVPEVGSPADFGLRPVMTLEARLASVKRVPGGHGVSYGHHYTTPGETTLALVPLGYADGIPRHASNGGPVQVAGKWRTVAGRVAMDQFVVDLGGDRAEVGDEAVLFGPGDRGEPTAEDWARACGTISYEIVTRIGVRVPRRHLHGWAGAEARG
- a CDS encoding L,D-transpeptidase family protein, which produces MQHQRIPGWRPRAAALGRRTGVALATVGLVAPVSLFVVGGEAQAASSCTGKTGPYQRQVESYLKLKADGRQSAKDCRAIQKFQVRYGITPHIGYAGPVTWSKIQQLKASANPNAAGTCPTNRGRIACVDLKRQLLWVQNGKKVVYSPVKIRSGRDGYETRPGLKRVYWRNKDHWSTLYNVAMPYSQFFDGGQAFHGVSIPISTPPGSHGCVNMTNSDAKRLWGVLKLHDYVYVWGKRPGT
- a CDS encoding NAD(P)H-hydrate epimerase, with amino-acid sequence MRYAHTVERVRAAEAALMARLPQGALMQRAAAGLAATCARALSDLRGSVYGSRVVVLAGSGDNGGDALYAGARLARRGAGVAAVLLTPEKAHRGGLAALRAAGGTVVHGRGEGEQRIERADLVLDGIVGIGGQGGLRPEAVPFAAAAQRARERGGALVVAVDLPSGVDADTGEVHGAAVRADVTVTFGTHKPGLLVDPGAEYAGVVRLVDIGLGPELGEGRPGGRAAVEALQHADLAALLPVPTAESDKYRRGVLGVAAGSARYPGAAVLAVAGALHGGAGAVRYAGSAAEEVVRRFPETLVTSGGPAQTGRVQAWVVGPGLGDGPEAHRALDEALADDVPVLVDADGLTLLAQRGPVALEGRRAPVLLTPHAGEATRLLAAVHRGEPAEEVAHARLRHAVRLAEAYGAVVLLKGSTTVVVPAPAESARVHSARYREWPSFPVAGGTPVRVNPTGTPWLATAGSGDVLSGITGSLLAAGLAPVDAASAAAYLHGLAARTAAAGRSGTVPVAGAEPQGAPVTALEVAAAVRAAWRSVRAAG
- a CDS encoding holo-ACP synthase, translated to MIIGVGIDVAAIDRFGESLERTPRMAERLFTGAELWLPSGERRSTASLAVRFAAKEALAKALGAPSGLNWLDAEVHSEPSGRPVLKVAGTVAARAAELGVTAWHVSLSHDAGVASAVVIAEG
- the glmS gene encoding glutamine--fructose-6-phosphate transaminase (isomerizing), whose protein sequence is MCGIVGYVGGQPALDVVIAGLKRLEYRGYDSAGVAVQTESDGSLAVDKRAGKLANLEKSLADSPLPGGATGIGHTRWATHGGPTDANAHPHLDDAGRVAVVHNGIIENFAALRAEIAERGHQLRSETDTEVVAHLLAEEYEGDLAEAMRRVCRRLDGAFTLVAVHADAPGVVVGARRNSPLVVGRGEGENFLASDVAAFIAHTREAVELGQDQVVELRADSVTVTDFDGAPAEIREYHVDWDASAAEKGGYDYFMLKEIAEQPKAVADTLLGRIGTDGRLTLDEVRIEDRVLRAVDKVVIVACGTAFHAGMIAKYAIEHWTRVPCEVELASEFRYRDPILDQQTLVIAISQSGETMDTLMALRHAREQGAKVLAICNTNGSTIPRESDAVLYTHAGPEVAVASTKAFLTQLVACYLVALYLGQVRGTKWGDEINEVIRQLADAPRQVQQVLGTMEPVRELARSLAGASSVLFLGRHVGYPVALEGALKLKELAYMHAEGFAAGELKHGPIALIEPGLPVVVVVPSPRGRSVLHDKIVSNIQEIRARGARTIVIAEEGDEAVAPYADHLIRIPVAPTLLQPLVSTVPLQVFACELATAKGHEVDQPRNLAKSVTVE